In a single window of the Vicingaceae bacterium genome:
- a CDS encoding MarR family transcriptional regulator gives MKPEETIDYHLKSTWLRIVKMYNSIASEYQATQGIGMLLINIDEEGTFVTDLGPRSGIEKTSLARIMKSMEDQGLIVRIPDTQDRRKVLVKLTEEGAKKRKIARKVVRAFNELILSKLNKSEKDTFFKVMEKINQSIEEFKKQTNEKKN, from the coding sequence ATGAAACCTGAAGAAACGATCGATTATCATTTAAAATCTACGTGGTTGAGAATCGTAAAAATGTATAATAGTATTGCCAGCGAATATCAGGCAACACAAGGAATTGGGATGTTGCTTATAAATATAGACGAAGAAGGAACATTTGTGACGGATTTGGGGCCAAGGTCGGGTATTGAAAAAACATCCCTTGCACGCATCATGAAAAGCATGGAAGATCAAGGGTTGATTGTGAGGATTCCGGATACACAAGACAGGAGAAAAGTTTTGGTGAAATTGACCGAAGAAGGTGCCAAAAAAAGAAAAATTGCCAGAAAAGTTGTTCGTGCGTTTAATGAGTTAATCTTAAGCAAGCTAAACAAATCAGAAAAAGATACTTTTTTCAAAGTAATGGAGAAAATCAATCAAAGTATTGAAGAATTTAAAAAACAAACAAATGAGAAGAAAAATTGA
- a CDS encoding MATE family efflux transporter: MKNNVRQILNIAWPLTISGFSTALLQLADTVFLARFDEQVMAAAGNAALFYFFVVYSLAGLSNGIQIIMSRRLGENKPQEIPEYFQHGFAVLLVLAICIIIFVLFFFKVMAFHLNSSDFIAGQSVLFIRYRIWGLLPVVVSMLFHSFYTAIQKTKIISIATTISVGLNIILDYIFIFGFGHWKGWGLQGAAIASVLSEIAGLILLWTFYRKFFSEKYPWYRKFRYKWTCFKTIFNVSLPLIMQGSVAMGAWYLFFNFVEHIDWKSLAVSHIVRSLYMFFMIPVFSISIAVNTLTANLSGSGDLSKISSILRSALNLSWVWNILSIIVLLFGGEFIVSQYTTMPELIEMTKPVLWVIGGAFFIFSVSTNFYQAIAGLGYTKQAFFIELISILIYITSAWIIIFRLGGNVTHAWMSEWIYFGIFAALCFYFLKKIRWQPKKI; encoded by the coding sequence ATGAAGAATAATGTACGGCAAATTTTAAACATAGCATGGCCTCTGACCATCAGTGGTTTCTCCACAGCACTTTTGCAATTGGCCGATACGGTGTTTCTTGCCAGGTTTGATGAGCAAGTGATGGCAGCTGCCGGCAACGCAGCATTGTTTTATTTTTTTGTTGTTTACTCATTGGCAGGCCTCTCCAATGGCATTCAAATCATCATGTCACGAAGATTGGGAGAAAATAAACCGCAAGAAATTCCGGAATATTTTCAACATGGATTTGCTGTTTTATTGGTTTTGGCCATTTGCATAATCATTTTTGTTTTATTCTTTTTTAAAGTGATGGCATTTCATCTCAATAGTTCGGATTTTATTGCCGGCCAATCCGTTTTGTTTATTCGATACAGAATTTGGGGATTACTGCCTGTTGTCGTTTCCATGCTTTTTCACTCTTTTTATACAGCCATTCAAAAAACCAAAATCATCTCCATTGCCACAACCATTTCTGTTGGGTTAAATATTATCCTTGATTATATTTTCATTTTTGGATTTGGCCATTGGAAAGGATGGGGTTTGCAAGGCGCAGCCATTGCTTCGGTATTGTCCGAAATTGCCGGATTGATTTTACTTTGGACATTTTACAGGAAGTTTTTTTCAGAAAAATATCCATGGTATCGTAAATTTCGATATAAATGGACCTGTTTCAAGACCATTTTTAATGTTTCTTTGCCATTGATCATGCAAGGTTCGGTAGCTATGGGTGCCTGGTATTTGTTTTTTAACTTCGTCGAGCACATCGATTGGAAATCACTTGCAGTTTCGCATATTGTCCGCAGCTTGTATATGTTTTTTATGATACCTGTTTTTTCCATTTCTATAGCAGTCAATACATTGACGGCAAACCTTTCCGGTTCGGGTGACTTATCAAAAATCTCATCGATTTTACGTTCTGCATTAAACTTGAGTTGGGTTTGGAACATACTGTCAATAATCGTTCTATTGTTTGGAGGTGAGTTTATCGTGTCACAATATACTACCATGCCTGAGCTTATAGAAATGACTAAGCCCGTACTTTGGGTAATAGGGGGGGCTTTTTTTATTTTTTCTGTGTCTACCAATTTTTATCAGGCAATTGCAGGATTGGGTTATACCAAGCAGGCGTTTTTCATAGAATTGATTAGTATATTGATTTACATCACAAGTGCCTGGATAATCATTTTCCGTTTAGGAGGCAATGTTACGCATGCATGGATGAGTGAATGGATATATTTTGGCATTTTTGCGGCATTGTGTTTTTATTTTTTAAAAAAAATAAGATGGCAACCGAAAAAAATTTAA
- a CDS encoding 3-hydroxyacyl-CoA dehydrogenase, which produces MRRKIEKIAVLGSGIMGSRIACHFANVGIQVLLLDIIPKELTEEEKQKGLDLSHPQVRNRIVNESLKNALKSNPSPIYHQSFANRITTGNFEDDFDKISECDWVLEAVVERLDIKQQIFEKVEKFIRKDAIISTNTSGIPIHMLIEGRSENFAKNFVGTHFFNPPRYLKLLEIIPSPKTDPDIIEFLKHFGSKILGKKVVICKDTPAFIANRIGVFGIQSIFHMINDLGLTIEEVDKLTGQILGRPKSATFRTADVVGLDTLVHVANGLKQNCPNDEANHLFEIPAYVKKMIENNQLGNKTKQGFYKKVKKENGESEILALDLQTGEYRPMKKVKFASLEAAKAIDNLQQRIKFLFESQDKAGEFYRKSFLSLFEYVSKRIPEIADEIYKIDEALKAGFGWSLGPFETWDAIGLKNVAEKMKEAGIKPAAWVETMLSEGIDHFYEIRDGKKYYYDINSKSFLPVPGYEDILVMSYLKETNTLWKNSGTTLVDLGDGILGLEFHTKMNAIGGDVLQGIQYALDVAEKDYKGLVIYNEGENFSAGANVGMIFMLAAEQEYEELDMAVRMFQNTMMRIRYSSVPVIAAPHNLTLGGACELCMHSDKVVAHAETYMGLVEFGVGVIPAGGGTKEFALRLSDELKEGDVELNRFRQRFLTIGQAKVSTSAYEAFDLGYLRPGLDEVIVSRDHQLQYAKQSALLMWEKGYVKPQPRKDIKVLGQEALGLVYVGANSMLAGNYITEYEQEMSKKLGWILAGGDLSSSTQVSEQYLLDLERKVFVELCMNKKTLERMQSLITTGKVLRN; this is translated from the coding sequence ATGAGAAGAAAAATTGAGAAAATAGCAGTATTGGGATCCGGTATCATGGGGTCCCGGATTGCATGTCATTTTGCCAATGTGGGCATACAAGTTTTATTATTGGATATTATTCCTAAAGAATTGACTGAAGAAGAGAAGCAAAAAGGCCTTGATTTAAGTCATCCACAGGTGAGAAACAGGATTGTGAACGAATCTTTGAAGAATGCCTTAAAATCTAATCCCTCCCCGATTTATCATCAATCTTTCGCTAACCGGATTACTACAGGAAATTTTGAAGATGATTTTGACAAAATTTCCGAATGTGATTGGGTTTTAGAAGCAGTGGTTGAGAGGTTGGATATCAAACAACAAATTTTTGAAAAAGTAGAAAAGTTTATCCGGAAGGATGCCATTATTTCCACCAATACTTCAGGTATTCCTATTCATATGTTGATCGAGGGAAGAAGTGAAAATTTTGCCAAGAATTTTGTAGGGACACATTTTTTTAACCCACCGAGGTATTTGAAATTACTGGAAATAATACCTTCTCCAAAAACTGATCCTGATATCATCGAGTTTTTAAAGCATTTCGGAAGTAAAATTTTAGGTAAAAAGGTAGTGATTTGTAAAGATACTCCGGCGTTTATTGCCAACAGGATAGGGGTCTTTGGTATACAGTCAATTTTTCACATGATTAATGACCTGGGGCTTACCATTGAAGAAGTAGATAAACTTACCGGACAGATTCTTGGTCGCCCCAAGTCGGCTACCTTTCGTACGGCAGATGTGGTTGGATTGGATACATTGGTTCATGTTGCAAACGGGCTCAAACAAAATTGCCCCAATGACGAAGCCAATCATCTTTTTGAAATACCGGCTTATGTCAAGAAAATGATTGAAAATAATCAATTAGGCAATAAAACCAAACAAGGATTTTACAAAAAAGTAAAAAAAGAAAACGGAGAAAGCGAGATTTTGGCTTTAGATCTTCAAACAGGCGAATACCGTCCAATGAAGAAAGTGAAATTTGCTTCATTGGAAGCAGCTAAAGCCATTGATAATTTACAACAAAGGATTAAATTTTTGTTTGAGTCACAAGATAAAGCCGGGGAATTTTACAGGAAAAGTTTTTTATCTTTATTTGAATATGTGAGCAAACGTATACCCGAAATAGCCGATGAAATCTATAAAATAGACGAAGCGCTCAAAGCCGGTTTTGGTTGGTCTCTCGGACCATTTGAAACATGGGATGCCATAGGGCTGAAAAATGTGGCAGAGAAAATGAAAGAGGCCGGCATTAAACCTGCTGCCTGGGTTGAAACAATGTTATCGGAAGGAATTGACCATTTTTATGAAATACGGGATGGTAAGAAGTATTATTATGACATTAATTCAAAATCATTCTTGCCCGTTCCCGGATATGAGGATATCTTGGTGATGAGTTATCTCAAAGAAACTAATACACTTTGGAAAAATTCCGGTACTACCCTGGTTGACCTGGGTGACGGCATCCTGGGATTGGAGTTCCACACTAAAATGAATGCCATAGGCGGGGATGTGCTGCAAGGCATTCAATATGCTTTGGATGTTGCTGAAAAAGATTACAAGGGATTGGTGATATACAATGAAGGAGAAAATTTTTCGGCAGGAGCCAATGTCGGCATGATATTTATGCTTGCTGCCGAACAAGAATATGAAGAATTGGACATGGCCGTAAGGATGTTTCAAAATACCATGATGCGTATCCGCTATTCTTCTGTTCCTGTGATAGCAGCACCACATAATCTTACATTGGGTGGAGCATGTGAGCTTTGTATGCATTCAGACAAAGTAGTGGCTCATGCCGAAACTTATATGGGATTGGTGGAGTTTGGAGTAGGGGTCATACCTGCCGGCGGTGGCACCAAAGAATTTGCATTACGTCTTTCTGATGAGTTGAAAGAAGGCGATGTAGAGCTTAACAGGTTTCGTCAGAGATTTCTCACGATAGGTCAGGCCAAAGTTTCCACCTCTGCTTATGAAGCATTTGATCTTGGGTATCTAAGACCCGGGTTGGACGAAGTGATTGTCAGCCGAGACCATCAGCTGCAATATGCCAAACAAAGTGCTTTGTTGATGTGGGAAAAAGGGTATGTTAAACCACAACCTCGAAAGGATATCAAAGTGTTGGGGCAAGAAGCGCTGGGTTTGGTTTACGTTGGGGCAAATTCGATGCTTGCCGGAAATTATATCACCGAATACGAACAAGAAATGAGCAAAAAATTGGGATGGATATTAGCCGGCGGAGATCTGTCTTCATCCACACAAGTCAGCGAACAATATTTGCTTGATTTGGAAAGGAAAGTATTTGTGGAGTTATGTATGAATAAAAAGACCCTTGAAAGAATGCAAAGTTTGATTACAACAGGAAAAGTTTTAAGAAATTAA
- the fmt gene encoding methionyl-tRNA formyltransferase — translation MATEKNLKWVYMGTPAFAAGVLEILLKHGFKPEAVVTPPDKPAGRGLKLKAPEVKIKAQEYGIPVWQYENLTDPALVEKLQQLNPDLIVVVAFKKLPGVIWKIPRIGTINLHASLLPQYRGAAPINWVIINGEKKTGVTTFFINDNIDTGDILMQEEVFISPGMTAGQLHDVLMNKGGLLLVETLKGIEKNTIKPKPQITFDETLKKAPKIYTRDCVIDWKNGLLPAYRKILGLSPYPGSIFYLKNINRQKPLLIKAYHAEFDENKKTTDLTWNKQEKEYFEISSPEGTLKIDELQPEGKRKMTAKEFLNGIQTGEWELFI, via the coding sequence ATGGCAACCGAAAAAAATTTAAAATGGGTTTATATGGGCACGCCTGCTTTTGCTGCAGGTGTGTTGGAAATACTTTTAAAACACGGTTTTAAGCCGGAGGCCGTGGTTACTCCCCCCGACAAACCTGCCGGTAGAGGATTGAAACTTAAAGCTCCGGAAGTTAAAATAAAAGCACAAGAATATGGGATTCCGGTTTGGCAATATGAAAACTTGACCGATCCCGCATTGGTAGAAAAATTACAACAACTTAATCCGGACTTAATTGTAGTAGTCGCTTTCAAAAAATTGCCCGGGGTTATTTGGAAAATTCCCCGTATCGGGACAATCAACCTTCATGCATCATTGTTGCCTCAATACCGGGGGGCGGCACCTATCAATTGGGTTATCATCAATGGAGAAAAGAAAACCGGAGTAACCACTTTTTTTATCAATGATAACATTGACACCGGAGATATACTCATGCAGGAAGAGGTCTTTATCAGTCCCGGAATGACTGCCGGACAATTGCATGATGTGTTGATGAATAAAGGAGGGTTATTGTTGGTAGAAACTTTAAAGGGAATTGAAAAAAATACAATAAAACCAAAACCTCAGATCACCTTCGATGAGACCTTGAAAAAAGCACCTAAAATTTATACCCGCGATTGCGTAATCGATTGGAAAAACGGACTATTGCCGGCATATCGTAAAATTTTGGGTTTGTCTCCTTATCCGGGTTCGATTTTTTATTTGAAAAATATAAACCGTCAAAAACCACTTTTAATCAAGGCCTATCATGCAGAATTTGACGAAAATAAAAAAACGACAGATTTGACTTGGAATAAGCAAGAAAAAGAATATTTTGAAATATCGTCTCCCGAGGGTACATTGAAAATTGATGAATTACAACCGGAAGGTAAAAGAAAAATGACTGCAAAAGAATTTCTTAATGGTATACAAACAGGGGAGTGGGAATTGTTCATTTGA
- a CDS encoding acetyl-CoA acetyltransferase, whose translation MKSVYIVAGKRSAVGKANKGGFRFFRPDDLAAQVIKALLKEVPNVDKEEIDDVIVGNAMPEAEQGLNVGRLISLMGLDTEKVPGMTVNRYCSSGLETIAIAVSKINAGLAQCIIAGGTESMSLIPMGGWRVVPNPSIALNHPDWYWGMGLTAEAVAKEYNISREEQDLFALKSHQKAIRAIDNHLFDEEIVPIEVTENYIDENGKKSTRSWVVNQDEGPRRDTNLEALSKLKPVFAQNGCVTAGNSSQTSDGAAFVLVCSEEFVKQHNLTPVARLVSYAVAGVEPRIMGIGPVAAIPKALKLAGLSQDSIDLIELNEAFASQSVAVIKTLGLNEEIVNVNGGAIALGHPLGCTGAKLTVQILNELRRRNKKYGMVTMCVGTGQGAAGIFELLN comes from the coding sequence ATGAAAAGTGTATACATTGTTGCCGGAAAAAGAAGTGCTGTAGGCAAAGCCAATAAAGGAGGTTTCAGGTTTTTTCGTCCCGACGACCTGGCAGCCCAAGTGATTAAAGCATTGTTGAAAGAAGTGCCAAATGTAGATAAAGAAGAAATAGACGATGTGATTGTAGGGAATGCTATGCCTGAAGCTGAGCAAGGGCTGAATGTCGGACGTCTGATTTCGTTAATGGGGCTTGATACGGAAAAAGTTCCCGGAATGACTGTCAATCGTTATTGCTCTTCCGGTTTAGAAACCATAGCTATTGCGGTGAGTAAAATTAATGCCGGATTGGCTCAGTGTATTATTGCTGGAGGTACTGAATCGATGAGCTTAATTCCTATGGGCGGATGGAGAGTAGTACCCAATCCTTCGATTGCCCTCAATCATCCGGATTGGTATTGGGGTATGGGCTTGACAGCCGAGGCGGTGGCAAAAGAATATAACATTTCACGGGAGGAACAAGATTTATTTGCCTTGAAATCACATCAAAAAGCCATCAGAGCAATTGACAACCATTTATTTGACGAAGAGATTGTACCTATTGAGGTTACTGAAAATTATATTGATGAGAACGGAAAAAAATCTACCCGAAGTTGGGTGGTAAATCAAGATGAAGGTCCCCGTCGGGATACAAATTTGGAGGCGTTAAGCAAGTTGAAACCTGTCTTTGCCCAAAATGGTTGCGTCACAGCCGGAAACTCATCACAAACAAGCGATGGCGCCGCATTTGTGTTGGTATGCTCGGAGGAGTTTGTGAAACAACATAATCTCACACCTGTGGCACGTTTGGTTTCATATGCCGTGGCCGGTGTTGAGCCTAGAATAATGGGGATAGGACCGGTGGCAGCCATCCCAAAAGCATTGAAATTGGCCGGATTGAGTCAAGACAGTATTGATTTGATTGAATTAAATGAAGCATTTGCATCACAATCAGTTGCAGTGATCAAAACTTTGGGATTGAATGAGGAGATTGTCAACGTCAATGGAGGAGCCATTGCTTTGGGGCATCCCCTCGGATGTACCGGAGCAAAATTAACTGTGCAAATTTTGAATGAGTTGCGTAGGAGAAACAAAAAATATGGCATGGTAACCATGTGTGTTGGCACCGGTCAAGGTGCTGCAGGTATTTTTGAATTGTTAAATTAA
- a CDS encoding acyl-CoA dehydrogenase codes for METSKIKALKGGEFLIKDTDFKSVFIPEMFDEEQKMIAETCQTFLEQEIFPILDRIDSLEEGLMPKLLEKSGELGMLGLTIPEEYGGLGKDFVTGMLLTEKIGAGHSFAVAFAAHTGIGTLPILYFGNEEQKKKYLPKLASGEWKASYCLTEPGSGSDANSGKTKATLSPDGKHYLINGQKMWITNAGFADLFIVFAKIDDDENLSAFIVEKGFGGIELNPEEKKMGIKGSSTRQVFFNNCPVPVENLLGERGEGFKIALYILNIGRIKLAGAALGAAKELIKKSAVYANEREQFGRPIGKYGAIKYKLAQQTIETYALESALYRCSKNIEDAIIQSLEEGKSKTEADKFAIKEYAIEAAILKVFGSEALDYVVDEAVQIYGGMGYSAEGPVERAYRDSRINRIFEGTNEINRLLIVDMLLKKAMKGELDLLSHAQNVAKELMQIPDFGSEDNSLFANEKKAITNFKKAILMVAGSAAQKLMTELAKEQEILMNVSDMIILTYVAESTLLGTMKRIEMMGEDANKEAIAATQVLIYDTADKIFKYGKDALAAFAEGDELRMMMVGLKRFTKTDIINHKNLRRQIADATLKNNMYVFS; via the coding sequence ATGGAAACATCGAAAATAAAAGCTTTGAAAGGTGGGGAATTTCTTATAAAAGATACAGATTTTAAATCTGTTTTTATCCCCGAAATGTTTGACGAAGAACAAAAAATGATTGCAGAAACCTGTCAAACATTTTTAGAACAAGAAATATTCCCCATTTTAGATCGTATAGATTCTCTTGAAGAAGGATTAATGCCAAAACTGTTGGAAAAATCAGGGGAGCTTGGAATGTTAGGTCTCACAATTCCTGAAGAATATGGAGGTTTAGGGAAAGATTTCGTAACCGGTATGCTATTGACTGAAAAGATAGGGGCGGGGCATTCTTTTGCCGTTGCATTTGCAGCTCATACTGGAATTGGTACTTTGCCTATTTTATATTTTGGAAATGAAGAACAAAAAAAGAAATATCTGCCTAAGCTTGCATCAGGTGAATGGAAGGCGAGCTATTGCCTCACCGAACCCGGATCCGGTTCAGATGCAAATTCAGGCAAAACAAAAGCTACTTTGAGCCCGGATGGAAAGCATTACTTGATTAATGGTCAAAAAATGTGGATTACCAATGCAGGATTTGCCGATTTGTTTATAGTTTTTGCTAAAATTGACGATGATGAAAATTTGAGTGCATTTATTGTTGAAAAGGGCTTTGGAGGCATTGAATTGAATCCGGAGGAAAAGAAAATGGGTATTAAAGGTTCTTCTACACGCCAGGTATTTTTTAATAATTGCCCTGTACCGGTAGAAAACTTATTGGGAGAAAGAGGGGAAGGTTTTAAGATTGCACTTTATATTCTTAACATTGGGCGTATCAAATTGGCCGGTGCAGCATTAGGAGCAGCAAAAGAATTGATAAAAAAATCGGCAGTATATGCCAATGAGCGCGAACAATTTGGACGTCCGATTGGTAAGTACGGAGCAATAAAGTATAAATTGGCCCAACAAACCATAGAAACTTATGCTCTCGAGTCGGCTCTCTACCGTTGTTCTAAAAACATCGAAGATGCTATCATTCAGTCGTTGGAAGAAGGTAAAAGCAAAACAGAGGCAGACAAGTTTGCCATTAAAGAATATGCCATCGAAGCGGCCATATTGAAAGTTTTCGGATCCGAGGCACTCGATTATGTGGTGGATGAAGCCGTACAAATATACGGAGGAATGGGTTATAGTGCCGAAGGACCTGTTGAAAGGGCATATAGAGACAGCCGGATAAACCGGATTTTTGAGGGAACCAATGAAATTAACCGCTTGTTGATTGTTGATATGCTTTTGAAAAAAGCAATGAAGGGAGAGTTGGATCTCTTGTCGCATGCTCAAAATGTGGCTAAAGAGTTAATGCAAATTCCCGATTTTGGCTCTGAAGACAATAGTTTATTTGCCAATGAGAAAAAAGCTATCACTAATTTTAAGAAAGCGATATTGATGGTAGCCGGATCTGCGGCTCAAAAGTTAATGACTGAGTTGGCAAAGGAACAAGAGATTTTGATGAATGTGTCCGATATGATTATTTTAACTTATGTGGCAGAATCAACATTATTGGGTACCATGAAACGCATCGAAATGATGGGCGAAGATGCCAACAAAGAAGCAATAGCAGCTACACAAGTTTTGATATACGATACTGCCGACAAAATTTTTAAATATGGTAAAGACGCCCTTGCCGCTTTTGCCGAAGGTGACGAACTGAGAATGATGATGGTAGGGTTAAAGCGTTTTACCAAAACGGATATCATCAACCATAAAAATTTACGCAGACAAATTGCTGATGCAACATTGAAAAATAATATGTACGTTTTTTCTTAA